Proteins from a single region of Haloterrigena alkaliphila:
- a CDS encoding serine hydrolase domain-containing protein: MTRLADSDRERIADLFDRHLEVGLHHGAQLAVYVDGERALDLAGGVEAPEGPQETPETRHLLFSSTKPYAAVTLHTLVDEGKLEYGDRVVDHWPEFADEGTEKAEITVRQVLSHTAGLNRGEIDDRPDLWGDWDAVVEHLESMEPNFAPGETPAYHALTFGWLVGELVRRASGTPIEEAVAERVFDPLGMDDTGIGLRDDEDDDVATLVAFEEFDRCRDPGEGLGDHTEVAAPFNSEEIHRAVIPAANGIGTAGDMARFYACLANGGELEGTRVLSEETVDRMTRVQAETDADGTIGREGRFALGFWKGGTTVAPYGTLSPERVFGHAGLGSSVGWADPAENVGFSYVTNGVRDGSYEHVARVNALADAVRLALRSD; encoded by the coding sequence ATGACACGACTTGCCGATTCGGATCGGGAGCGCATCGCTGATCTCTTCGACCGTCACCTCGAGGTCGGCCTCCACCACGGGGCGCAGTTAGCGGTCTACGTCGACGGCGAGCGGGCGCTCGACCTCGCCGGCGGCGTCGAGGCGCCCGAGGGTCCACAGGAGACGCCGGAGACGCGTCACCTGCTGTTCTCGAGCACGAAGCCGTACGCGGCCGTCACGCTGCACACGCTGGTCGATGAAGGGAAACTCGAGTACGGCGACCGGGTCGTCGATCACTGGCCGGAGTTCGCAGACGAGGGCACGGAGAAAGCCGAAATCACCGTCCGGCAGGTGCTCAGCCACACGGCCGGACTCAACCGCGGCGAGATCGACGACCGGCCCGACCTCTGGGGCGACTGGGACGCCGTCGTCGAGCACCTCGAGTCGATGGAGCCGAACTTCGCGCCGGGCGAGACGCCCGCGTACCACGCGCTCACGTTCGGCTGGCTGGTCGGCGAACTCGTCCGCCGCGCGTCGGGGACGCCGATCGAGGAGGCCGTCGCGGAGCGCGTCTTCGACCCGCTCGGGATGGACGACACCGGGATCGGCCTCCGGGACGACGAGGACGACGACGTGGCGACGCTGGTCGCCTTCGAGGAGTTCGACCGCTGTCGCGACCCCGGCGAGGGTCTCGGCGATCACACCGAGGTCGCCGCGCCGTTCAACAGCGAGGAGATCCACCGGGCGGTCATCCCCGCCGCCAACGGCATCGGGACCGCCGGCGACATGGCCCGCTTCTACGCCTGTCTGGCCAACGGCGGCGAACTCGAGGGCACTCGCGTCCTCTCGGAAGAGACCGTCGACCGGATGACGAGGGTCCAGGCCGAGACGGACGCCGACGGAACGATCGGCCGCGAAGGCCGGTTCGCGCTGGGCTTCTGGAAGGGCGGGACGACGGTCGCACCCTACGGGACGCTCTCGCCCGAACGGGTGTTCGGCCACGCCGGGCTCGGCAGCAGCGTCGGCTGGGCCGATCCCGCCGAGAACGTCGGCTTCTCGTACGTCACGAACGGGGTCCGCGACGGCTCCTACGAGCACGTCGCCCGCGTGAACGCGCTCGCCGACGCCGTTCGACTCGCGCTACGATCGGACTGA
- the dpsA gene encoding DNA starvation/stationary phase protection protein DpsA encodes MSTQETTVRQQAGTVDENALRLEQDKAEQIVEALNSELANSYVLYHQLKKHHWVVEGAEFLPLHEFLEEAYEHVEKGADEIAERAQALGGVPVSGPTNLEERATVEFEGEDVYDVRTMFENDLEMYGDIVESMRGSIELAENLGDHATGELLREILVTLEEDGHHFEHYLEDDTLVLEEATH; translated from the coding sequence ATGAGTACCCAAGAGACGACCGTCCGTCAACAGGCCGGCACCGTCGACGAAAACGCGCTCCGGCTCGAGCAGGACAAAGCCGAGCAGATCGTCGAGGCGCTGAACTCCGAACTCGCGAACTCGTACGTCCTCTACCACCAGCTCAAGAAACACCACTGGGTGGTCGAAGGTGCAGAGTTCTTGCCCCTCCACGAGTTCCTCGAGGAAGCCTACGAACACGTCGAAAAGGGCGCCGACGAGATCGCCGAGCGCGCCCAGGCGCTGGGGGGCGTCCCCGTCTCCGGACCGACCAACCTCGAGGAGCGCGCCACCGTCGAATTCGAGGGCGAAGACGTCTACGACGTCCGCACGATGTTCGAGAACGACCTCGAGATGTACGGCGACATCGTCGAGTCGATGCGCGGCAGCATCGAACTCGCCGAGAACCTCGGCGATCACGCGACCGGCGAACTGCTGCGCGAGATCCTCGTCACGCTCGAGGAAGACGGCCACCACTTCGAACACTACCTCGAAGACGACACGCTCGTCCTCGAAGAGGCCACTCACTGA
- the dpsA gene encoding DNA starvation/stationary phase protection protein DpsA — translation MAQKQGRLVREPETGERRQEWGTIAANELRIDRADAEAIVDALSVDHAGSFNLFYLLRKHYWTAAGAEHESVADFLEDAYKRVREINDDLAIRIVELGGIPPNTPSTLQERADVHLEAEDLYDLRTSLDGDLEGYATLIVSLRDHIALAEERGDPGTAELLRNHLEALEEDAHVIEQLLEDETLVRAEVLRDR, via the coding sequence ATGGCACAGAAACAAGGGCGCCTCGTTCGGGAGCCCGAGACGGGCGAGCGACGGCAAGAGTGGGGCACCATCGCGGCGAACGAACTCCGGATCGACCGCGCCGACGCCGAGGCGATCGTCGACGCCCTGAGCGTCGACCACGCCGGATCGTTCAACCTGTTCTACCTGCTTCGCAAGCATTACTGGACCGCTGCGGGGGCCGAACACGAGTCGGTCGCTGACTTCCTCGAGGACGCCTACAAGCGCGTGCGCGAGATCAACGACGACCTCGCGATTCGGATCGTCGAGCTCGGGGGGATTCCGCCAAATACGCCGTCGACGCTGCAGGAACGGGCCGACGTCCACCTCGAGGCCGAGGATCTCTACGACCTGCGGACCTCCCTGGACGGTGACCTCGAGGGGTACGCGACCCTGATCGTCAGTCTGCGCGACCACATCGCGCTCGCGGAAGAACGGGGCGATCCGGGCACGGCCGAACTGCTCCGAAACCACCTCGAAGCCCTCGAAGAAGACGCCCACGTCATCGAGCAACTACTCGAGGATGAGACGCTCGTTCGAGCGGAGGTGCTGCGGGACCGATGA
- the dpsA gene encoding DNA starvation/stationary phase protection protein DpsA, translating to MTSTPHLRRPDPSHVRQEWGTVADNALRLERDVAERLVTALNSEISGLYILFNQVRKHYWLAEGAELEPLREFLEDAADRLTEMTDDIAIRITALGGVPACGPMGIRQHAPIVIEDAHHYDIRSSLERDLDGYATLAVQWREHIELADRVGDRATNELLRRHLKTLEEDAHVLDRYLADETLVLRDATR from the coding sequence ATGACGAGTACACCACACCTTCGACGCCCCGACCCGTCTCACGTCCGGCAAGAGTGGGGGACGGTAGCCGACAATGCGCTCCGTCTCGAACGGGACGTGGCTGAACGGCTGGTCACAGCCCTGAACAGCGAAATATCCGGGCTGTATATCCTCTTCAATCAGGTGCGCAAGCATTACTGGCTCGCCGAAGGGGCCGAATTGGAGCCACTCAGAGAGTTCCTCGAAGATGCTGCCGACCGGCTCACGGAGATGACCGACGACATCGCCATTCGGATCACCGCGCTCGGCGGCGTTCCGGCCTGTGGGCCGATGGGTATCCGCCAGCACGCGCCGATAGTCATCGAAGACGCCCACCACTACGATATCCGCTCGTCGCTCGAGCGTGACCTCGACGGGTACGCGACGCTCGCGGTGCAGTGGCGTGAGCATATCGAACTGGCGGACCGGGTCGGCGATAGGGCGACGAACGAACTCCTGCGCCGCCATCTGAAGACACTCGAGGAGGACGCGCACGTCCTCGATCGATACCTCGCCGACGAGACGCTCGTGCTGCGCGACGCGACCCGCTGA
- a CDS encoding Hsp20/alpha crystallin family protein: MSAFGGAETTTFPFPTRVLSDRVDDCVRVVVDVSPAAVDDLTVEAGTTRVRIEIDRDGERYARVFSPLPSLPPRRGFGDDRSAVYNNGVLTVSLETTRRRRR; the protein is encoded by the coding sequence ATGTCCGCGTTCGGTGGCGCCGAAACGACCACGTTCCCCTTCCCGACTCGAGTGCTGTCCGACCGTGTCGACGACTGCGTCCGAGTCGTCGTCGACGTCTCGCCCGCCGCAGTCGACGATCTCACCGTCGAAGCGGGGACGACTCGAGTCCGGATCGAGATCGATCGCGACGGCGAGCGCTACGCGCGCGTCTTCTCGCCGCTGCCGTCGCTCCCCCCGCGGCGGGGGTTCGGCGACGACCGCAGCGCCGTCTACAACAACGGCGTCCTGACGGTCTCGCTCGAGACGACGCGCCGCCGCCGGCGCTAA